One Brassica napus cultivar Da-Ae chromosome C4, Da-Ae, whole genome shotgun sequence genomic region harbors:
- the LOC106432776 gene encoding protein kinase PINOID-like isoform X1, with protein MAKVSLGMLIDIVDEEWMRDTLPVDDLPLPLVFAVRTDDTEETKSDGDMSLETANSSISSGTESCSSFSRLSFDTPPSTTAIIPEEESCLSLKPHRSSDFAYAEILRRRKHGLTFRDFRLMRRIGAGDIGTVYLCRLAGDQEESRSSYFAMKVVDNEALAMKKKMHRAEMEKKILKMLDHPFLPSLYAEFEASHFSCIVMEYCSGGDLHSLRHKQPHHRFSLASARFYAAEVLVALEYLHMLGIIYRDLKPENILVRSDGHIMLSDFDLSLCSDSIAAVESSSSTPENQPHSSPRRLTRLAKLFNRVLRSKKVQTLEPNRLFVAEPVTARSGSFVGTHEYVAPEVASGGSHGNAVDWWAFGVFLYEIIYGRTPFAAPTNDIILRNIVKRPLSFPTDSPATMFELHARSLISGLLNKDPSKRLGSRRGAAEVKVHSFFKGLNFALIRTMTPPEVPSDVRRPKKSATFGGRSSKPAAFDFF; from the exons ATGGCAAAAGTGAGTCTTGGTATGCTTATAGACATTGTGGACGAGGAGTGGATGAGGGACACTCTCCCTGTTGATG ATCTCCCATTGCCTCTAGTGTTTGCTGTTAGAACTGATGATACTGAAGAAAcca AATCAGACGGCGACATGAGCTTAGAGACAGCAAACTCGTCGATTAGCAGCGGAACAGAAAGTTGCAGCAGTTTCAGCCGGCTATCTTTCGACACGCCGCCGTCAACCACCGCCATAATCCCCGAGGAAGAGAGCTGCCTCTCTCTTAAACCCCACAGATCCTCCGACTTCGCTTACGCAGAGATCCTACGACGGCGGAAACACGGCCTAACGTTCCGAGATTTTCGCCTCATGCGTCGTATCGGCGCCGGAGATATCGGAACCGTATACCTATGCCGTCTCGCCGGAGACCAAGAAGAGAGCCGGAGCTCGTACTTCGCGATGAAAGTTGTGGATAACGAAGCGCTtgcgatgaagaagaagatgcacaGAGCTGAGATGGAGAAAAAGATCTTGAAGATGCTCGACCATCCATTTTTGCCGTCTCTTTACGCAGAGTTCGAAGCTTCACACTTCTCTTGCATCGTCATGGAGTATTGCTCCGGCGGAGACTTGCATTCTCTCCGTCACAAACAGCCTCACCACAGATTCTCCCTCGCCTCCGCcag ATTTTACGCGGCTGAAGTTCTAGTGGCGTTAGAATATCTACACATGTTGGGTATCATCTACAGAGATCTCAAGCCTGAAAATATCTTAGTTAGATCGGACGGTCACATCATGCTCTCTGACTTTGACCTCTCCTTATGCTCCGACTCAATCGCCGCCGTTGAATCCTCCTCATCCACGCCGGAGAATCAACCTCACTCTTCCCCGCGTCGACTCACTCGTCTCGCTAAGCTTTTCAACCGCGTCTTGCGGTCCAAAAAGGTCCAGACGCTAGAACCGAACCGTCTCTTTGTAGCTGAACCGGTTACCGCCCGGTCCGGTTCCTTTGTTGGTACGCATGAGTACGTTGCACCGGAAGTCGCCTCTGGTGGGTCCCATGGGAACGCCGTTGACTGGTGGGCCTTCGGAGTATTCCTCTACGAGATCATCTACGGTCGGACTCCCTTCGCCGCGCCGACTAATGACATCATCCTACGTAACATAGTGAAAAGACCATTGAGTTTCCCGACCGATTCGCCGGCGACGATGTTTGAGCTTCACGCTCGAAGTTTGATCTCCGGGTTGCTCAACAAGGATCCGAGTAAACGGCTCGGGTCACGGCGAGGTGCGGCGGAGGTGAAAGTGCACTCGTTTTTCAAAGGTCTAAATTTTGCGCTCATCCGTACAATGACTCCGCCTGAGGTTCCCTCCGACGTCAGGAGACCGAAGAAGTCGGCGACGTTTGGTGGTAGAAGTAGCAAACCAGCGGCGTTCGATTTCTTTTGA
- the LOC106432776 gene encoding protein kinase PINOID-like isoform X2, with protein sequence MLPESDGDMSLETANSSISSGTESCSSFSRLSFDTPPSTTAIIPEEESCLSLKPHRSSDFAYAEILRRRKHGLTFRDFRLMRRIGAGDIGTVYLCRLAGDQEESRSSYFAMKVVDNEALAMKKKMHRAEMEKKILKMLDHPFLPSLYAEFEASHFSCIVMEYCSGGDLHSLRHKQPHHRFSLASARFYAAEVLVALEYLHMLGIIYRDLKPENILVRSDGHIMLSDFDLSLCSDSIAAVESSSSTPENQPHSSPRRLTRLAKLFNRVLRSKKVQTLEPNRLFVAEPVTARSGSFVGTHEYVAPEVASGGSHGNAVDWWAFGVFLYEIIYGRTPFAAPTNDIILRNIVKRPLSFPTDSPATMFELHARSLISGLLNKDPSKRLGSRRGAAEVKVHSFFKGLNFALIRTMTPPEVPSDVRRPKKSATFGGRSSKPAAFDFF encoded by the exons ATGTTACCAGAATCAGACGGCGACATGAGCTTAGAGACAGCAAACTCGTCGATTAGCAGCGGAACAGAAAGTTGCAGCAGTTTCAGCCGGCTATCTTTCGACACGCCGCCGTCAACCACCGCCATAATCCCCGAGGAAGAGAGCTGCCTCTCTCTTAAACCCCACAGATCCTCCGACTTCGCTTACGCAGAGATCCTACGACGGCGGAAACACGGCCTAACGTTCCGAGATTTTCGCCTCATGCGTCGTATCGGCGCCGGAGATATCGGAACCGTATACCTATGCCGTCTCGCCGGAGACCAAGAAGAGAGCCGGAGCTCGTACTTCGCGATGAAAGTTGTGGATAACGAAGCGCTtgcgatgaagaagaagatgcacaGAGCTGAGATGGAGAAAAAGATCTTGAAGATGCTCGACCATCCATTTTTGCCGTCTCTTTACGCAGAGTTCGAAGCTTCACACTTCTCTTGCATCGTCATGGAGTATTGCTCCGGCGGAGACTTGCATTCTCTCCGTCACAAACAGCCTCACCACAGATTCTCCCTCGCCTCCGCcag ATTTTACGCGGCTGAAGTTCTAGTGGCGTTAGAATATCTACACATGTTGGGTATCATCTACAGAGATCTCAAGCCTGAAAATATCTTAGTTAGATCGGACGGTCACATCATGCTCTCTGACTTTGACCTCTCCTTATGCTCCGACTCAATCGCCGCCGTTGAATCCTCCTCATCCACGCCGGAGAATCAACCTCACTCTTCCCCGCGTCGACTCACTCGTCTCGCTAAGCTTTTCAACCGCGTCTTGCGGTCCAAAAAGGTCCAGACGCTAGAACCGAACCGTCTCTTTGTAGCTGAACCGGTTACCGCCCGGTCCGGTTCCTTTGTTGGTACGCATGAGTACGTTGCACCGGAAGTCGCCTCTGGTGGGTCCCATGGGAACGCCGTTGACTGGTGGGCCTTCGGAGTATTCCTCTACGAGATCATCTACGGTCGGACTCCCTTCGCCGCGCCGACTAATGACATCATCCTACGTAACATAGTGAAAAGACCATTGAGTTTCCCGACCGATTCGCCGGCGACGATGTTTGAGCTTCACGCTCGAAGTTTGATCTCCGGGTTGCTCAACAAGGATCCGAGTAAACGGCTCGGGTCACGGCGAGGTGCGGCGGAGGTGAAAGTGCACTCGTTTTTCAAAGGTCTAAATTTTGCGCTCATCCGTACAATGACTCCGCCTGAGGTTCCCTCCGACGTCAGGAGACCGAAGAAGTCGGCGACGTTTGGTGGTAGAAGTAGCAAACCAGCGGCGTTCGATTTCTTTTGA